A region of the Montipora foliosa isolate CH-2021 chromosome 8, ASM3666993v2, whole genome shotgun sequence genome:
GGAAGTTGGCTTGACTACCATAGTGTTATTGTCCAATAGTAAGCTAACAGGAACAACATATTTACGGTCTGTATTTTCTCAATTAATTGCCCCTCACGTTACTTTAATTCAAACTAGGCTTTGTGGacttgcattttttttacttgcagTTTATTTGCACTTCCTGTtactaaagaaaagtttttatgCCTTTTTCTTGACAGCCGTGTATCTTGCCTTTATACTGTCAGTTTATGAAACCACAAATAAATTtctttgtggggggggggggggagggtatATCTACATCTTCCCCTCCAAGACCTGTCATTCATTTGGGACACAGCGTTGTACGGCtggttttcgagaaaaaaagcctttgaagtgtctagtttccagtcccccctccaggagctcggtcactatgtttagcatttcccctgatttgcatttatttgttcggtaaaattacactttacatcaattgcagtgactaacacttcagaagagacttcctgttgctttaatttcacagattccaaaaccttgatctttttcttcggaaaactgtagtaagccaccttaatttaGTGTAACGTTAATTTTCTTCCCGTTGTCAACGTGCATTGCTAATTTCCTATACTAAGGTATAGAATGATATTTGCATGTGTAACTGTCAGTTAAAATGGTCCAAAGACGGACAATTGTTGAAAGCCCGTCTAAAAATAATTTAGTCTATGGAGCTTGAAGGGCCTGATGTGAGATCTTATGCAACACCCGTTCTTGTAATCGTTTCGCCATTATTCCCAGTCATTCGCTATGGAAAGCGTTATTTAACACAACGTAACACAACTTTATTTACGCGTCTTTGTATTTTGCTGGAGTACACGAGAAATCTAAAATCCAAGAACAATTTTGTTAAAATATAAccatttacaattaaaaaagaCTTACTATTTACAATGTCAACTAATATTATGTATTGTATAAATTACAGcacttaacaattattggacgaggttgagcaaaatatcgtgatttgtcagtggtgAGCAGATCatgatattttgcgataaccgaggtcaataattgttttatcattcgatcaccgagtttgctttttgttttcgtttccgAGAAGCCGTAAGGCcgcgctgccttgcagagtcgagtaatggcacagatcaattggtttccttctcagcatttgtagacttcaaattgtacttacagtcaaacgttcGATAACACaaggcatcaacaaagctgaagaatttcacagttttcaaagcgtatcccgacaagtgaagctttggtgtaaagctcgcctttcttttttttggcttcAGCCAGGAGTCCATCTGGAGCGtacaacttccatacagcgtctgtgaaacagcgttttcacaagtaggtttaattttagactagcccttcttgcgaattaggtcaaaaaacaaaagcagttccggttcggtgaccctatgacgtcagcttaatttcttgtaattggtcatcgggctcctgtgggagtctcattcgcgggaaattcaatctaaaaataaatcggtctgttaaaacgccgttacacgaacacggtagagttgtaggctccgggtcatgggttcctgctttcatcataaaatctcttcagtacatatgcattcgccaacttgtccttcgcgtCAATGACACGAGTGACTCCTCGTCtacctttctttttttgagaTATTTTCGAAATACGTTGaaattttgttcctttcttagtattctcacttttctttcgatcaactaaagatgtcgaatcattctctgacagctcggggaaccgatctgccattttctcacaagagcgtgatttcaattgcgcacgagcagaatattatttgcagcaaaacacttattagtaggcagttatttgcaggtcttGTGGTGGGGTCTTGGCCAATAAAAAGGAAGggcaaaatacatcgaatgataaatatatgttattcaccggccgggaggtccgtattgggaaaaactgtgcccgaggtcttgagtacggcccgaggccgtaggccgagggccgtactcgagacagagggcacagttttttccaatacggaccgaccaaggccggtgaataacatttttatttatttctaaattctattcttagaaggtaggagaaactattaagaaaaactctaaaagtcatgttttaattttacgcattgtagggtaataaaattcgctttcactggacggtaatatctttcgtcagaatccattgttttttatgagaaagttgaacaataacactgctctattgcaaaaaacaattaagacaaattgaaacttcgctctttcaattcgcaacttcactctgcgcttagcgtagttggttaccatgaccgtggtcaggagataggaaaatactgcccgctcccggaaccaatcagattgcaggattctcaggataccgcccgctcacgatcaaagaaataaataatggtTGTTATTATACATTCAACTCTCCAACTCTtttgtgattggccgaaagccttcagtgaattttcgaaatcagcgcctgtgacgtcataactgcagattatacagttATCATATCAAGGTCACTCAAGGTCACGGgttatcatgtcatgtatgaccgcagtgcatgatttctaagggtaatcatgtcaagttcgcgcgctttgtgttgcttgccgtcagtgaagaagcaaaaaaaatgacttccaggtttgttttcttcagttactTATTTATAGCCATTTACTTTCTCATCAgggttttttcaatttttcacatattGTCTAATGCTTAAAATTTTTGTCAATCGAATTATGTGCCGCTGATTTGTATATGTTTACTCGgtgacaaataaattaccagtttcactcactgtcgtgaccatttttttcgtacaatgcataataaaacaatcattagaTATCCAAAATAATCAatgtctcggtaagggttatcagcctcagccttcggtttcggctgataacccttacctcgaccttgattattctggatatcacaaaaacctcatccaatagttgtttatattatttgctattattatatggctctgtctcacgaggactgggaactacaaaattcacgaatttgattggttaaaatcgatattgaccgcggtctagattttcccatctagaccggcatctagactggTAATGTTTtacggtgaaaagatgcaaactaaaatgcaaaaatattgagtattttcttctaccaatatttatttatggaagtgacaaacagcatgatgacaaaagagaggatgacgagcaaactttgacagaattaagttcagctcatcgccattcatcgccgttcgcaagcaaaatgtcagttagtacaaaccagttacattaaacgaattaaattgttcttgtttgccatataataaacatcttattaaccgagcttagtcagtctgtatgggagaatcttgacctcggtcgtgtgtacagacctcactgcgtttggtctgtactcaagacctcggtcaagattctcccatacagacctcctgctcggttaataagagctaagtaatcTTGAAATATTATACATTCGAATTTTACGTTTAAATGAATTGAGTCTGCAGCTGGATTCATCCCTTAATTTACAGTTCAGCTTTGACCAGATGTGTGATCCTAGGAATCTGATAGAATGTTtcccatatttaacaattattcgccgaaggcgaagtgattatcggttaatattcaccgagacgaagtcgaggtgaatattcacccataatcactgagcctgaggcgaataaatgttttagtataaatacacaggtgattatttcaaaaaagagaaaaaaaaaattccaacgcgaaatcatcttcacttacagtggcaaaacgactactggcaggcATTTTGTGAtaatcggctgataatccgagatagcgagccaatgagagcgcgcgattttgtataatcacctgtgtatttatactaatgtgTATTATATCTTGGGATGTCGAACTCACAGTTTCTTAGATTataactgaaattacatgcacagtaatctctttcacaacattttccgtttgactgtcaatctttactccctctctcttcagtttagaacagcAGCAAAAATCATACTAATTTaaaagtcaacctaaagcgtagtaaattcgcttactcgactgcaatttaacagtcaaacaaagcagcttaCGACTGGACattcatttcacacaaaaaagcTATAAATGTGATGGTTAAAACATGTAAGAATCTCTgccaacacggaattgcaaacgttttcaggccttcttcgttttttagtgagttttacaaaatatgtgaggcagcgaggcctATGTTAAGAACTGAGGAAAACATTACGAGagagctaaccgttgtaaataagtgttttgtctctagCTCTACTTCTCTCACCTTTAcggtgattttcattgaaattttctcttcttctccttccttggcctctctcgaggctttcttcgcttaaatttctcaaattttgtcgcctCCTGTCTCATGCTCTTTCGCTTTTCTTCGACTTTCtcgctctttatcccgttgctcgtcactaatgtGATTTCCCGCCATAAAAACGCGGGTGGCCAAATGAAACGCTGCCACGCgaaacactcccgtccccagaggaCCTCAGAGCCTATCGGCTAGGCTTTGGTAtagattgtgctagcataattttaagcataaTTTAGCAAAACGAGAATTATTTTAAGcctttatttcagtttagcacTGCTAGCATAATCCGAGCTTTTAtgcgttgaaaacaaaaaaaaaactcatcaTAGTTCTAGAATAATtcagtttgtgttttatttctctattgtttttggaaaatgttGAGGTATGTGCTAAGGCCCATGTTCAAATATGGTCTGGCAGACCAGGTGTTCCTGTGCATGACTCTCCTCAAGTCACCACGCTTATGGCTCGGCGGCTTGGCCCCTCAGGCCACAGATCAAAGGTGGCGTCGTCCTCGAGTACATCTACTTTCAGCAATTCAAGCGACCAACAATCTGATAACCTACCCCATTGGTCTTCTACAGTTATGAAGGTTCTGCTGGTGCAGTCCTCGTCTGCAGCCGCTGAACGAGTATTCTCTATTCTTAACTCATCGTTTAACGATTCACAAGAGCATACTCTCGTGGACTATTTACAGGCTTGCGTGATGCTGAACTGAGGGCTCTGCTGGGATGGCGTCTAAAACAAGTATATGGGCTAAAACTTTCTGACCCGGATTCAGAACCCAGAAACGGTTTATTTTGATAGCATTTGTTAATCATTTGGCTTTTTGAGGTGCGCACATGCGTATTTGCGATGCTAAAGACTGTAAGACTGGAAGGTGGACTATATGAATGTTCATTAAAGTCAGAATTGATAGAGTTAAGCTACTGGTGATATTTATTTTACTCAAGATCTAAGTAGTATAATTTCGGCATATGAGCACTGCTAAAAGCATAATATGCTTTTTTTTCGGGCACAATCTACCAAAGCCTCTCCTGCCTCTCCACCCTGACAGTCCGTAAGGGCGGCAGTGGTGTaacagctctcgtaacgtataatttgATTGTCAGAATTGATAGAGTTAAGCTGTTGGTGATCTTTATTTTACTCAAGACCTAAGTAGTATAATTTCGGCATATGAGCACTGCTAAAAGCATAATATGCTTTTTTTTCGGGCACAATCTACCAAAGCCTCTCCTGTCTCCCCACCCTGACAGTCCGTAAGGGGGGCAGtggtgtagcagctctcgtaacgtataatttgAGTGGCTCGATACCCAATCTGAAAACAAAGCAGTAacgtagcagctctcgtaatctgctattagggagtttaagatctgcgacgcgaaggtaacgaaaacgtcatttaaaattgcaagttcaggtttattaatgtttttcgtcattatgttggCTTGTCTAAcgtctaaaaactagtgtaactttccaggaattgaattaggaggtgcagtATTGAATCTctgacagaaaattcaaattcgctacCTTtcgttcacgttctccgtaaaaatTGAGAGTTGGTCattcacgtcgcagatttgccgaaaacgtgaaagtaatgtacaaaaactaaaaatgcacgtgcagagcgtgcaaagctgttgtttttactgattaaatatgcaaaatttatgacgttttcgttgccgtcgcatcgtagatcttaaaagtgagcttaagattttacgacggcgacggcaacaacaatggcgcaaaacaatgatatcattggttaaaagcgcataaataatcgtgctgcacgtgcagcacggattttaggacgGATTCTTCCGctactctgcataacgacgacgtgaaatcaccaaatttgaggttttgacgacaacgcgagcatgcAGCAGAGAATCATTCATTCTTTATTTtgactttgtaactgctcgtatcaatttatttttaggatacttcgcccaaattgtaagaagtgaacgcGATAGAACAACCgcgaaagaattatgataaagcaaagtgatattttgaggtgacgttttcgttgaagtcgccgtcgtagatcttaaggtccctaaacTCTCCATTGTACGGgcggacgtacgtgacgtcataaccaaattttctcgcatagatagatttcccaaaaaaccTTACCCATGTTGCTCTGCTGGCGCCTTACGTGCGCCTGAGCTCCGCTTTAAGTTCCGAAGATATGAACACTGACCTTAACGCGCGCTCTTGAATGCGCTCTAACATTATACTGTCGGATGATCCACAACAATTCCAGATTAGGTGGCAATATTTTAAACGCGGCAGCATCGAGGTCTTGTAGAATACAAGGTTAGCCTGGCATGGCATTAAATTTCGTAGGCGCACTAGCACCCTGACTCTTTGGCTAGCCTTAACGCAGAGCTCACTGAATGTTTACTGAAGTCCAGTGAGTCATCGATCTAAACCCCTAACAGTTTTGTAAGTTCGGTTATTTTAATGTCATGATCATTAATGGATAGAGCTCTACCACTGTTCTGCTTATCAACTTTCCTTGAATTGATAGTTAGCACCTGATATTATATTTTCCTGGAGTAAGATTCGTGAGAACGATATAAAATGAtgggagagaaaattgaaattttatcTCAAATGGTCATTTCACGTCACAGCAATGTACCAAAAGTCAAACGCACGCGCGGGGCGTGCAGAAGGCACTGTTAATGCTAATtaaatctattgtttttaatGGCGGATATTTCGCTTATTATCAAACCGTAAAAGCTTAAAATTTGGAGGTTTCTCAAGGCCCAGGCAAACGGCTGCAACATTTACtccaacatccgttcgattttgtagAACAGCGATATTAAAACCGTCAACCTGATGACGGGATAGATGGTTTACAATCTGTTAGTAACTTGACTTTTTCAATGAGAAAAAATTTTAACATTCCTAAGTTAAATTTGCTATCGATTCCCTGCCTATGAAGTTTGAACGGGTGAATGAACCATAACTTGTTGTCCGAGAAATAAACAGACCAAAAGAACCTGCCGTCAGTCACTCCGGGGTCGTTAACGTTGCCTGGTATGTAATACCCCGGGAATCGACCAATGTTCTCGTTTCGTTCTATGAAGCGAATCATAGTCGGGACTGCAATTTCTAAGAAAACTTTTCTCTCATAAAACGTTTCTGAGAGAATCGAAAAGGCTCTGGTGTGTTTTCGAGGGATGTAAAAAACATCAGTGCGACCGCCGAAGCACCGCGGGCTTCCATTACCATTTTTGGAGAGCGTACTTAAATGATCTttcccatttattttttttgcgcGTAAGGTCAGGTTGGCTACGTCTTCGTAAGCTCTACGGCAATTATCCATCCCATACGCAGTTCTCCACCAATACCAATTGCTAGCACGTTTAGGTTCATAAACGGGAGTCGAGTCAACAGATTGCGAAGATTCCCAAATCTTTTCCCAATCAAAGTCCGCAAACTTCCAATATTTTAGTATAGAGTCATCATTGATGTAAAAATAACCTCCATATCCCGGATGCTCCCGAATTGCTTTACCCAGGCATTCATATGCCAGGTATCCGTTGTCCATTTCGACCGTGAGTATCCCAGCACTCAATGTGTTAGACGGTggaccacagaacaaaagatgAGGAAATGCAGGTCTGTAAAGAGCACGTAAATACGGAATAGTGTCATAGAGTGGGTAATTGTAAACAATCACGAGTAAAATCTCTTTGAAAGCATTATTCAAACAAGAACTGTTGTCTTCCTTCTTGGAAAACACATCCACGTTCCATGGAGTCGGATTCACAAGGTGATGAGTAGCGTGGAGGTTGTGGTTGTAGccttggaaaaagaaaacacaggTAAATACTATtgtcgaaacaaaaaaaatctttcaCTAAACTATGGACGTCTCTTACGAATCACTAACAGCTCGAAAAAGCGTCATTTAAAACCTAAGCAATGCAATAATCCGTCACTACTTACCTAGTTTTCATATTATAGATTTTTGGACTAGTGAAAGCACTCTACTCAAAGCTTGACTTCTATTATGTCCGAGGTCTGTGTGGCAGTGAATCCGGGGTGAGCGAAAGCACAATTCATTGTAACATTTAACACACTAACTTTCAATTTAGATTACATTTAAATTAATACTGGTAATTCACTACTTGcgcaatcccataatacacctctattaccccccaaaacttttacataaccattgtttgcaatttctcctgggacatgaaatgTCCCGAGAGCAGTccaaaacaatgcctatgcagatttttttttgggggggggggggtggggagggcggggttaaaagaggtgtattatgggatttgtgcaagtagtgaataggaCTGAGTGGCCATGGagtcaggagctcatcaaggggagctTCTATCTCCattaattccttgagtcaacctgtcctttgtaaatttatttttaggaactggtttttcccgcgaaatgTATCATATTTCCCCTGACGCTGacatagctttgttttgattggcttttacaacagtgggtgCGCCGAATCTCagaagggaggcgttctataaataaatctactcgggaaaagGCATTTATGTCCAGGTTTGGAAAAGGTTGACTCCTAGGCCAAGTATTGGGGATAGAAgttcctcttgatgagctccatttggagtacaattcagggagtaatcgggCGAGTGCGAAGCACCAGGCATATTTGAAATTTCGAGcgcgattactccctgaattgtacgacaCAAAGTTCTATTATCAATTTatcgtaactattacaaaatacGAAACGATGACGGTGATGACATTTTTGTACCCTAATCGGCTCAACTTTTCTTAGTATTTTTTCAATAGCTCTAGAAATGATCCAAGCACAACTAGCGCGCGCTTGATGACACGTACAACTGTACAATTACAATGCTGAAATCACTGCTGTTGATAACCAATCAGGTTAGataattttgtaatagttacgatTATGTTTAAAATATTCCACCGcccaccggtggctcagttggttgagcaccgggctgtcacgcgggaggtcgtgtgttcaactccggccggaccaacattcagggtctttaaattaCTGAGAAgagagtgctgcctttgtaatgacatctgcaaatggttagactctctagtctttcCGGATAAGAACGATAagccgtaggtcccgtctcacaacccttcaatagggagcttaagcaacgacaacggcgtcggcaacgagaacgtcgtctcaaaatataactttgcgttattgtaatcgcttcgttactatttcaacttttttaatatgacgggggtgtggtagttcctcaaaaatgacgctggtaggaacggcgctcaattaagggcagaaaatgaaaatttatcctcaagtaatgacgttgtccataaaacctcaaatttggctatttcacgttgtagttttgctgacgacggcaaagaaatggacaagaGTGAacaacgcacgtgcagggcgtgcaaagctattgtttttgcctactaaatatgcaaatttgtgacgttcttgttgccgtcgccgttgtcgtggcttaagctccctaatgttctgtgggacgtaaaagaacccacacactttcgctaagagtagggcacgtagttcccagtgttgtggtctgtcttctttTGTGTGTcgtggttgggagggtaaaaaaggggccacagtaattggtgcaggctgttgtggcgctctgtcagcttgactggcaaagttaaataaataaaaaaacaacatgaaaacgGGCCCGGACCTTTTTTTCCATTCTATAGTCCATGGCTAAGGAATGTCTCATcggtagcctgcgtagcaagcgttcctgttcgacagaagagcagaagagcttcgaaacgattttccgctggcatcgcgaaagttggggcaagatgaccccctatttttgacaAACCGCCCACCTTTTAGTGATTAACATGACAAACGCTGATTGACGTTTTATTGACAAATTAACCAATAACAGATacgcctgatcgaaatttcaattctttctacctgcgaaacgtatttatttgcgtacgtcagcaacccaactCAGTGCAACGCgtacgacgtcaatttcaatattagaaccaatcacaggccacaaaagtgagacggcaataccacgaaatattgacggctcgcccataggcaaaactataagaagatcgcgagaCTAACACGTATTGACTTCtgtcaaaacaaaccgaggcaccaAGGAAGCACCGAGTGATTACCGCAgaattaccctgcgagcagttggtttctcccacgcttcccgagagataaaccactgcgagcaaccgtttgattttctatcgagcatgtgcgaagtacgtcacaccccacgtgatgtatttgacgggaaatcactacacagcaggctcgtCCAAACGCAGCaattacgtagctgaacgcacccacaagcgccaaaacaagtttactaactcgttttaccggtttaaatttaatttattcgtccttggcgctggacggcggcaCACTCAAAGAGACTATAACGGTTGCTCgtagtggtttctctctcgggaagcgtaggagaaaccaactacTCGCAGGGTATGCagaatttgccagtgtgattttaaagttaaatttgtaacggcagcttcttcTCAGCCGGGTACGACTGGTTATGTGTCTTCCGAGAATCTGTTCAAccatcgaaaacaaaagaaatctacGGACAAATTCTAGCTTatatttgcagagcggttggaatagaagttgtcgaaaacaacagccagtTTTCAGAACATGTAAGCAATCCATGtgctcgtaaaatacgaaatttaggaacataactcgtacagagttcgatggctAGTAAGGGCGTTAAATGCAAACTCCACCAAggctgaccatgaaaccattcaggaggttttagtttaaaacta
Encoded here:
- the LOC138013357 gene encoding uncharacterized protein, whose amino-acid sequence is MTAECRMSLYGLLPKRYLLCIACLMAFVIFIAYSSYNHNLHATHHLVNPTPWNVDVFSKKEDNSSCLNNAFKEILLVIVYNYPLYDTIPYLRALYRPAFPHLLFCGPPSNTLSAGILTVEMDNGYLAYECLGKAIREHPGYGGYFYINDDSILKYWKFADFDWEKIWESSQSVDSTPVYEPKRASNWYWWRTAYGMDNCRRAYEDVANLTLRAKKINGKDHLSTLSKNGNGSPRCFGGRTDVFYIPRKHTRAFSILSETFYERKVFLEIAVPTMIRFIERNENIGRFPGYYIPGNVNDPGVTDGRFFWSVYFSDNKLWFIHPFKLHRQGIDSKFNLGMLKFFLIEKVKLLTDCKPSIPSSG